The sequence below is a genomic window from Aureispira sp. CCB-E.
CTATTAACACATTGCACGATTATGAGACAAACATTCACCATTGGTCTAATTCTAATTGCTACTATTCTTCAAGCACAAAATTGGCGCTTGGGATTTATGGGGTGGTTGGATGATCAACATTATTTAGAACGTAGAGCAGACGAAAAAGATGCTAAAAAAATAGTTCTACTAAAAGTAAATGCAAAAACAGGATCTACCAGCCCTTATGAAGCCAATAGCCCAAGAAAAGAAGTTCAAAAAAAAATTCCAAAAGAATTTCAACTATCTTGGAGAGCTCCACATACTAAAGATTTTAAACAAGTCATTCTAACCAAAGATAACAATTTGTACCTCTTTGAGAAAGCCACAGGAGAAGTTCGCCAGCTGACGAAACATGAGGATTTGGAAGAAAACCCAACTTTCTCTCCCAATAATGCATACATCGCCTTTACTAGAAAAGGTAATTTATATACACTTCATTTAGAATCGGGCAAAGAAACGCCATTAACAACAGATGGTTCGGATAAGGTCTACAATGGCTGGGCATCTTGGGTCTATTATGAAGAAATTTTAGGTCGTAGCTCTTATTACAAGGCTTTTTGGTGGTCGCCAGACAGCAAACAAATTGCTTATTTAAGATTTGATGATAGCCCTGTTCCTGTTTTTCCAATTTATCGGTCTACAGGCGTTCATGGAGAATTGGAAACAATGCACTATCCCAAAGTTGGAGACCCCAACCCACTTGTTGCTCTAGGCATTTGCAATATAACAACCAACAAAACAGTTTGGGTAGATACTGATAAAAATATAGACCAATACATCGCTTGGCCATTTTGGACCAAAGATTCTAAACAATTGCTTTTTCAAAAAATGCCTCGTGATCAAAATAAGATTGAACTCTTGCTAGCCAATCCCCAAAATGGTTCTACCAAAAGAATTTACGAAGAAAGTCGCCCTACATGGGTTGATTTCTTTAAAGATATTTATATGCTAGAAGACAACAGTGGTTTTATTCTTAGGTCGTACCAAAACGATTGGTATAATCTCTATTATTATGATTTGAATGGAAAATTAAAGACAACAATTACAGATGTTCCGTGGCGGATTAATAGTATAAAAAAAGTAGATGAAGCAAAGCAGATTGTCTACTTTGAAGGAACAGGTACGATTAATACCGACATGCATTTATTCTCTGTTAATTTGGATGGTTCTAACCTAAAACAACTTACTAAAGGAAAAGGCGAACACATTGCAATGCTATCTCCTCAACAAAGCTACTTTGTAGATCGTTATAGCAGTATTTCCAAAGCGCCATCTAGAGTTTTATACGATATCAATGGCAAGGAAATTAGAACCATTGTCCAATCACAAACACCTGAATTTGATCCTACTTTGCATCATAAAATGGAATTATTTCGGGTGCCATCAACAGATGGAAAATTTGACCTACCTGTCGTTTGGACATTGCCTAGTAATTTTGATAAAAAGAAAAAATATCCTGTTGTTTTTAGAATTTATGGTGGTCCTGATGCTGGTGGCATTAAGGATGCATGGAGGGGATGGAATGGAAATAACCTAACCGATATGGGAATTATTGTTGTTTCTGTCGCTCATCGAG
It includes:
- a CDS encoding DPP IV N-terminal domain-containing protein — its product is MRQTFTIGLILIATILQAQNWRLGFMGWLDDQHYLERRADEKDAKKIVLLKVNAKTGSTSPYEANSPRKEVQKKIPKEFQLSWRAPHTKDFKQVILTKDNNLYLFEKATGEVRQLTKHEDLEENPTFSPNNAYIAFTRKGNLYTLHLESGKETPLTTDGSDKVYNGWASWVYYEEILGRSSYYKAFWWSPDSKQIAYLRFDDSPVPVFPIYRSTGVHGELETMHYPKVGDPNPLVALGICNITTNKTVWVDTDKNIDQYIAWPFWTKDSKQLLFQKMPRDQNKIELLLANPQNGSTKRIYEESRPTWVDFFKDIYMLEDNSGFILRSYQNDWYNLYYYDLNGKLKTTITDVPWRINSIKKVDEAKQIVYFEGTGTINTDMHLFSVNLDGSNLKQLTKGKGEHIAMLSPQQSYFVDRYSSISKAPSRVLYDINGKEIRTIVQSQTPEFDPTLHHKMELFRVPSTDGKFDLPVVWTLPSNFDKKKKYPVVFRIYGGPDAGGIKDAWRGWNGNNLTDMGIIVVSVAHRGSGKFGKKGLDYMHRNLGKWEMEDYFAVVNWLKKQPFVDTNRMGITGSSYGGYLSALALTYGADYFTHGIANLSVMDWQLYDNVYTERYMDTYQQNEKGYQQGSVLSHVDKYKGKLLITHGLMDDNVHVQNSIQLIDKMQDAGKEFEMMFYPNERHGWGGPKGKHARKLKESFWKRAFFEE